gtacTCAGCTCAAATGCCGTCTTCTGCAGGgggtctttcccagtcctcccagCCACTAATATCCCCCTTCATCTATTCTGCATATGTTTCCTATGTATCtgattatttacatgttgtctcccccattagaatgtgagttttcTGGGGATGAGGATTAGGCTGtgtgctttctttgtatccccggtgcttagcacactgccagACACATaacacatgcttaataaatgcttgttgactgattgacttgcAGAATTCCAAAATCTCAAAGCTAGAAGGGTTATCTAGTCTAGACCATTCCTAAATAAAAATCTCTtcatttagagttagaagggacttgagTCCAGCCTgcttttatagatggggaaattgagatcaagaataattcattttctcattcaagTTTCTAAGGTCTTAGAAGTAACCAGCACAGCTCAGATTCAAAGCCAGGcacctctaattccaaatccagtgatttttttccctcactaCATGacactgcctctctttctctgactAGTGGTTATCCAGGTTGATATCTCTTCTCCCATTTTCATGACAAGTCCCTCCACTGTCTTCCTCTCTTGGCATCCTCTCTGCTTTCCTATCCTCTCCCATTTCTTCCCTTGTACTTTCATACTCCTGCCACCATGTCTCCAACAGTCAATGACATGCCCTTTGCTCTCCATCCCCGAGTCCCACTTCCTTGCCACTGACATCTCCCTAGTCTCCTTCTTCCTATGGCTAAATTCTCACCAGTAAAAGATACTCCATATCTTGCAAagccttcctccttcccaatTAATATGCCCCAGCAAGTAAGTACTCCCCATAAGGCAACAGTCATTGGGTCTTCACGGCCAAGCTCCTCCCCTTGCCCTAATACCTCCCATTTTCTCAGTAGCTAGACCCTCACCAGTCAATGACGCGACGCTCCAGTCGGCGGTTGACATGGTGCAGCTTCATGTATTTCTTGACGAGTGCATGGTCAGGGTAGAAGGCTGCATCAGCTGTGTTCATATTGTAGATGACTGAGCTCATGCTACCCATTATAGTGGCAAAGCCCATGACAGCCAGCAAGAAGTCACCCACCATAAAAAGATATTCCTCTTCACAGGCTGGCATTGGTGTGTCACCTACAGTGGTGAGGATGAGTGTAGAGAAGTAGAAACTGTAGAGGTACTGGCGACGAAGTCGTTCAAAGCCTGGCTGTGCTGGGTCAGGGTATACCCAGACATCACGCCCAAAGCCCAGGTATCGTGACAATGCAAAATACAGACAGCTATTCCAGTGGATGACAACAAAGATATAGAGCATAAGTTTGGCAATTCGGAAGGCATTGGGATATGCTGTCCGTGTCTCTGTTCGGTCAAAGGCCTCAAAAAGGCGTGGAACTCGAAGAAAACGATTGAGCCTCAGTGTAGGTGTATGTGGACCCAAGCGTAAATATGCCAAGTCTGTGGGCACCAGGGACAATATATCCAATAAGAAACCTGATGTCCGCACATAGCGCTGTGAAATCTGGCCCTTGTCCAGTACCAAGATGCCCTGCTCCAGGAACCCTGAGGTTGGAAAGGGGTAGCAGGATTAGCTCCAGTACTGGAAATGCAACAAAGAGCCAGAATGGGGTCTGTACAAGTTTTTAGGGTTGACAGAGGGGTCAGCAGGCTTCAGTGGGATTAATGGGGAAATCATCTGGGTCTTTTTAGCCTTTTGCAGTATTTAACATTTGATCCCATCACCATGCCTTTGCAGGGgttatctcccatgcctagaatgttcctGCTCTGTAGCTCTGCTTCTTCACATCCCTAGCTTCCCACAGATCTCAGCGGAGGTGCCGCCTTCTACCTGAAGCCTTCTCCAATACACCAAATGCTCAAACTTTACTTTAATATCTGTGCACAAGTTATTCATTGCCGGCttaacctccctccctcccccacttccctccaACAGAATGTATATCTTTGAGGTCTGGGCCTGGTTTTGTATCTCTAACATCTAGAACaatgccttatacatagtaggtgtttgataaatgtttgttgaattgaatcatagGAGTAGAGGGGTTGGTGGGATAGATCAACAGGAATCAAAAGGTTGGGGGGAAACAGCAAGGAATCTAAGGGATTTGGGAAGCCCAGGCTGGGATATCACTGACCAGTGTGGAAGTGCATGACAATGTCCACTAAGTACAGCAGGTCACTTAAATAGTCCAGGATCAGCCAGGCTACCAAGTAGCCATGCTGGAGGTCGGGGAAGCAGGCTCTGGGGATGGAAGAGAGAATATTTTGAGAGGAACCtggctgcagctgcttctgctccAGGGCCTTAATAGTGAAAACCTCTCTATTCCTCCCAGAGTCTGCACAAAGTAGCAAAAGAAagcccccttctccttcctccacacCCTTAGACCTTGCCAAGTGTCTTTCTgtgcccttcttccctcttcttaccTGCAGACAAGGATTATGATGTTGTACATGACTGGAAACACCATGGTGTTGAGCCACCAATAATACTGGTCCCCTGATGGGTCCAGGACAGGCACTGACTTCCTGGAGATGGCGGAAGGGGAGTTTTAGAGTATGACCACTGAAGAAAGCCTCCAGGAAGAGGGTGTTATGGGACTGAGGGCTCAGTTTCTTAGTAGAAACAACTCTCTTCCATTTTATCATCCCCCAAGTATTTAGACTCTTGAGTATCCTCCCTCCCATTACACTCCTGATTCCTTTGTTCTATCAGAGAATTTCCCATTCACCTTTCCCACATACGTATCTTAGAGTACCCTCTCCTCTCACCTGGGTTTTGAAGGTGCCTGAGGAGTAGACTCTTTGGTGTTCACTTTGGACTCTTGACTCATGGTGCTGGAGTCTGGGCCTGTCTACAGGTATTTGTGGAAGGAGGATGATTCTGGGATGAGAAAGATTCTGCCAGGTCTagggaaagagaatgattttGAGGGGTAGTGGTTAAAGGAAGATTTTGTGGGATGGAGATAAATATTCTGAGGGGATAAGTAGACTAATGATTCTGGGGGGTCCATGGAA
This Trichosurus vulpecula isolate mTriVul1 chromosome 2, mTriVul1.pri, whole genome shotgun sequence DNA region includes the following protein-coding sequences:
- the CNGA4 gene encoding cyclic nucleotide-gated cation channel alpha-4, whose amino-acid sequence is MSQESKVNTKESTPQAPSKPRKSVPVLDPSGDQYYWWLNTMVFPVMYNIIILVCRACFPDLQHGYLVAWLILDYLSDLLYLVDIVMHFHTGFLEQGILVLDKGQISQRYVRTSGFLLDILSLVPTDLAYLRLGPHTPTLRLNRFLRVPRLFEAFDRTETRTAYPNAFRIAKLMLYIFVVIHWNSCLYFALSRYLGFGRDVWVYPDPAQPGFERLRRQYLYSFYFSTLILTTVGDTPMPACEEEYLFMVGDFLLAVMGFATIMGSMSSVIYNMNTADAAFYPDHALVKKYMKLHHVNRRLERRVIDWYQHLQINKKMTNEVAILQHLPERLRAEVAVSVHLPTLSRVQIFQNCEASLLEELVLKLQPQTYSPGEYVCRKGDIGREMYIIREGQLAVVADDGVTQYAVLGAGLYFGEISIINIKGNMSGNRRTANIKSLGYSDLFCLSKEDLREVLSEYPQAQAVMEEKGREILLKMNKLDVNAEAAEIALQEAVDSRLRGLDQQLDDLQTKFARLLAELESSALKIAYRIERLEWQTREWPAPEETEAGADDEGDGGGDGKAS